In Persicimonas caeni, a single window of DNA contains:
- a CDS encoding tetratricopeptide repeat protein, which produces MLNSLEKLLVAAVVLVSAASVTGCSEGPVDDSAGTAYFSPLETTEVTSQTIPQPQLVPENERANVDAVVEGFSRSALKFFERGDPEGRLPEIEAVFIASGHYLDLVGIYQNVVEKQGISSQATPRLARAYLRLGQEHKARELLDEIIAERGDEALTWFLNGAYWLPKAEGSKEASAKVIASWQKALSIDPNFEGFEQQGAPPLREQLSALRQRTPKEDVEEAVAALGEAPAQPTPDAEEETETESEAQAPEAQAETAPVAEAAPVAEAEPEAAVPEAAALEAAPAPEQAAEPVAVTIARGQMALSQGQSDQAKQFFNKALERDPDNVEARLGLVQNAWRNEDQRNELARTVRKLAERDDLTPRQQYEIGLFAFTKMSANELALELWQDAKKRDPALAKSVGLDGLIERARR; this is translated from the coding sequence ATGCTTAACTCGCTCGAAAAACTGTTGGTGGCCGCCGTCGTGCTCGTCTCCGCTGCATCGGTCACCGGTTGCAGCGAAGGTCCGGTCGACGACAGCGCGGGCACGGCGTATTTCTCGCCGCTGGAGACCACCGAGGTCACCTCGCAGACCATCCCGCAGCCGCAACTCGTGCCTGAAAACGAGCGCGCGAACGTCGACGCGGTGGTCGAAGGCTTTAGCAGGAGCGCGCTGAAGTTCTTCGAGCGCGGAGATCCGGAGGGACGCCTTCCCGAAATCGAGGCGGTCTTCATCGCCTCGGGCCACTACCTCGACCTTGTCGGCATCTACCAGAATGTCGTGGAGAAACAAGGTATTTCCAGCCAGGCGACCCCGCGCTTGGCCCGCGCCTACCTGCGATTGGGTCAAGAGCACAAAGCGCGCGAGCTGCTCGATGAGATAATCGCCGAGCGTGGCGACGAGGCGTTGACCTGGTTTCTGAACGGCGCCTACTGGCTGCCCAAAGCCGAAGGCTCCAAAGAGGCGTCCGCCAAGGTGATCGCCAGCTGGCAAAAGGCGCTCTCGATCGACCCCAACTTCGAGGGCTTCGAGCAACAAGGCGCGCCGCCGCTTCGCGAGCAGCTCTCTGCGCTGCGCCAGCGCACGCCGAAAGAGGACGTCGAGGAGGCCGTGGCCGCCCTGGGTGAAGCTCCGGCTCAGCCGACGCCGGATGCCGAGGAAGAAACCGAGACGGAATCCGAAGCGCAGGCGCCGGAGGCGCAAGCCGAGACGGCGCCGGTCGCGGAGGCCGCGCCGGTTGCGGAGGCTGAGCCTGAAGCAGCGGTGCCGGAAGCCGCGGCGCTTGAAGCAGCCCCGGCCCCCGAGCAAGCCGCCGAGCCGGTGGCGGTGACCATTGCGCGTGGACAGATGGCCCTGTCGCAAGGTCAATCCGATCAGGCCAAGCAGTTCTTCAACAAGGCACTCGAGCGCGATCCGGACAACGTCGAGGCGCGCCTCGGGCTCGTTCAGAACGCCTGGCGCAACGAAGACCAGCGCAACGAGCTCGCCAGAACGGTGCGCAAACTGGCCGAACGCGACGACCTCACCCCGCGACAGCAATACGAAATCGGGCTCTTCGCCTTCACCAAGATGAGCGCTAACGAGCTGGCACTCGAGCTGTGGCAAGACGCCAAAAAGCGCGATCCTGCGCTGGCCAAGAGCGTCGGCCTCGACGGGCTCATCGAACGCGCCCGCCGTTGA
- the folK gene encoding 2-amino-4-hydroxy-6-hydroxymethyldihydropteridine diphosphokinase, producing MENKTQSAYVGLGSNLGDRAANLHRAVELIGELPDTQVLATSSLYETEPRMYTEQPDFLNGCVKIRTGLPARKLLDALLDIEQAMGRVRRLENGPRTLDLDILLYGPQQISEEGLEIPHPGLHERAFVLVPLAELAPDLVHPGLGETIAELLGQCEDAGWVKRVGGKVWALCRSATPAK from the coding sequence ATGGAAAACAAAACCCAAAGCGCCTACGTCGGGCTGGGGTCGAACCTCGGAGATCGCGCGGCCAACCTGCACCGGGCGGTCGAGCTCATCGGCGAGCTTCCCGACACGCAGGTCCTCGCCACCAGTTCGCTCTACGAAACCGAGCCGCGGATGTACACCGAGCAGCCCGACTTTCTGAACGGCTGCGTGAAGATACGAACCGGCCTGCCGGCACGCAAGCTCCTCGACGCCTTGCTCGACATCGAGCAGGCGATGGGGCGGGTGCGCCGGCTCGAAAACGGCCCGCGCACGCTCGACCTCGATATCCTGCTCTACGGTCCCCAACAAATCAGCGAAGAAGGCCTCGAAATTCCCCATCCGGGCCTGCACGAGCGCGCGTTCGTGCTCGTCCCGCTGGCCGAGCTCGCCCCCGACCTGGTCCACCCCGGGCTGGGCGAGACCATCGCCGAGCTTCTGGGCCAATGCGAGGATGCGGGTTGGGTGAAGCGGGTTGGCGGCAAAGTGTGGGCGCTTTGCAGGTCAGCGACGCCTGCTAAATGA
- a CDS encoding phosphopentomutase: MTNKRAVLIVLDSVGIGELPDAADFGDEGADTLGHIAQTVEGFDMPNMRSLGLGNIAGVDDLEPVDEPCANFGRMLEIAPGKDTTSGHWEFAGVMMDKPFRTFPNGFPDDIIEAFCDKIGVDGVLGNRPESGTVIIEELGREHEETGKPIVYTSADPVFQIAAKEDVVGLDTLYEWCEAAYEIVTPRGISRVIARPFVGEWPNYERTANRKDYSFPPPSKTMMEELVEHGVDVTGVGKISDIYSGRGITEKIKTKNNDHGVEVTLDCMKNRNGFIFTNLVDFDSKYGHRRNPEGYAQALERFDEQLPEIIETLQDGDLLIITADHGNDPTYAGTDHTREYVPLVALIKGGGWGKDLGTRKCFSDVGATVADYFGVDWTVGESFLGELK; encoded by the coding sequence ATGACCAACAAACGCGCCGTCCTCATCGTCCTCGACTCCGTAGGCATCGGCGAGCTGCCCGACGCGGCCGACTTCGGCGACGAGGGCGCCGATACGCTGGGCCACATCGCCCAGACCGTCGAGGGTTTCGACATGCCGAATATGCGCAGCCTTGGGCTGGGCAATATCGCCGGGGTCGACGACCTCGAGCCGGTCGACGAGCCGTGCGCTAACTTCGGGCGCATGCTCGAGATTGCGCCCGGCAAGGACACGACCAGCGGGCACTGGGAGTTCGCCGGTGTGATGATGGACAAGCCGTTTCGCACCTTCCCGAACGGGTTTCCCGACGACATCATCGAGGCGTTTTGCGACAAGATCGGCGTCGACGGCGTGCTCGGAAACCGCCCCGAGAGCGGCACGGTGATCATCGAGGAGCTCGGCCGCGAGCACGAGGAGACGGGCAAGCCCATCGTCTACACCTCGGCCGACCCGGTCTTCCAGATCGCGGCCAAAGAGGACGTCGTCGGCCTCGACACGCTCTACGAGTGGTGCGAGGCAGCCTACGAGATCGTCACCCCGCGGGGCATCTCGCGCGTCATCGCCCGCCCCTTCGTCGGCGAGTGGCCCAACTACGAGCGCACCGCCAACCGCAAGGACTACTCGTTCCCGCCGCCCAGCAAGACGATGATGGAGGAGTTGGTCGAGCACGGTGTCGACGTGACCGGCGTGGGCAAGATCAGCGACATCTACTCGGGCCGCGGCATCACCGAAAAGATCAAGACCAAGAATAACGACCACGGCGTCGAGGTGACCCTCGACTGCATGAAGAACCGCAACGGCTTCATCTTCACGAACCTGGTCGACTTCGACTCGAAGTACGGCCACCGGCGAAACCCCGAGGGCTACGCCCAGGCGCTGGAGCGCTTCGACGAGCAACTCCCCGAGATCATCGAGACGCTGCAGGACGGCGACCTGCTCATCATCACCGCCGACCACGGCAACGACCCGACCTACGCCGGCACCGACCACACCCGCGAGTACGTCCCGCTGGTCGCGCTGATCAAAGGCGGCGGCTGGGGCAAAGACCTGGGCACCCGCAAGTGCTTCTCGGACGTGGGCGCTACGGTCGCCGACTACTTCGGGGTGGACTGGACGGTGGGTGAGAGTTTCTTGGGAGAATTGAAGTAG